From a single Micromonospora sp. WMMD1102 genomic region:
- a CDS encoding multicopper oxidase domain-containing protein, with protein MDKETKDIGEVVLAPPDGGAESRPVPPARLFGTSTGRALLVAAVMLATLVGAGGLASGGGSTGRPTAGPAQRPVEAAAAARSVERPQGCVAPDRRLNLYAVELPRDPVTNQVRLGYGLTPQTASYPGPTMEMIEGECLAITLHNQVPAATLEALRTDPAHPVGVSLHVHGVKYTQQSDGTVHSNSFVPPGGSRTYFWFAKPRTGTSQGTAGYWWYHDHVVGGPHGTQGLRSGLFGGLVVRRQGDPRPDRTYVTVFGDRQTINLRRSAEADTCDPVNPVPGPTCLVARLGERVEFIVVGIGDDMHTFHVHGHSWADTRTGLAEGSKALVDSIPIIDNKTLGPGDSFGVQIVAGDSVGPGHWMLHCHMQFHSDLGMSTTLHVLDENGQMPPHAGGHTPAASAGGAAAPAGGHPNHR; from the coding sequence TTGGACAAGGAAACGAAGGACATCGGCGAGGTCGTGCTCGCCCCGCCCGACGGCGGGGCGGAGTCCCGGCCCGTGCCGCCGGCCCGGCTGTTCGGCACCAGCACCGGCCGGGCCCTGCTGGTGGCGGCCGTCATGCTGGCCACGCTGGTCGGCGCGGGCGGGCTCGCGTCGGGCGGCGGCAGCACCGGCCGCCCGACCGCCGGCCCGGCGCAGCGGCCGGTCGAGGCGGCCGCCGCCGCCCGGTCGGTGGAGCGGCCGCAGGGCTGTGTCGCCCCGGACCGCCGGCTGAACCTGTACGCGGTCGAGCTGCCCCGGGACCCGGTGACCAACCAGGTCCGGCTCGGCTACGGCCTCACCCCGCAGACGGCCTCCTACCCGGGGCCGACCATGGAGATGATCGAAGGAGAGTGCCTGGCGATCACCCTGCACAACCAGGTGCCGGCCGCGACCCTGGAGGCGCTGCGCACCGATCCCGCCCACCCGGTCGGGGTCTCGCTGCACGTGCACGGGGTCAAGTACACCCAGCAGTCCGACGGCACGGTGCACAGCAACTCCTTCGTGCCGCCGGGCGGGTCGCGGACGTACTTCTGGTTCGCCAAGCCGCGCACCGGGACCTCGCAGGGCACCGCCGGCTACTGGTGGTACCACGACCACGTGGTCGGCGGGCCGCACGGCACCCAGGGCCTGCGCTCCGGGCTCTTCGGCGGCCTGGTGGTACGCCGGCAGGGCGACCCGCGACCGGACCGGACCTACGTGACCGTCTTCGGCGACCGGCAGACCATCAACCTGCGGCGCAGCGCGGAGGCGGACACCTGCGACCCGGTGAACCCGGTGCCCGGCCCGACCTGCCTGGTGGCCAGGCTCGGCGAGCGGGTCGAGTTCATCGTGGTCGGGATCGGCGACGACATGCACACGTTCCACGTGCACGGGCACTCCTGGGCGGACACCCGGACCGGGCTGGCCGAGGGCAGCAAGGCGCTCGTCGACTCGATCCCGATCATCGACAACAAGACCCTCGGCCCGGGTGACAGCTTCGGCGTGCAGATCGTCGCGGGCGACTCGGTCGGGCCGGGGCACTGGATGCTGCACTGCCACATGCAGTTCCACTCCGACTTGGGCATGTCGACGACGCTGCACGTGCTCGACGAGAACGGGCAGATGCCGCCGCACGCCGGCGGTCACACCCCGGCCGCGTCCGCCGGGGGCGCTGCCGCACCGGCCGGCGGACACCCGAACCACAGGTGA